The following are encoded in a window of Bordetella genomosp. 10 genomic DNA:
- a CDS encoding ABC transporter ATP-binding protein: protein MFRRFEGLLDPFPPEDAPLPPKGVFPFLWACTRGSRRYIAMLSVLSATVSIYEAWLFAFLGQVVDLLSTWHIGEPASPHVQQVLWGIAIVLFVSIGLVALRTMAQHQILAINLPLRLRWDFHRLMLRQSLSFFSDEFAGRVTTKVMQTALAVRDVLLTFSEIVLGIGVYFFTIIALAGGFDRRLTLPFIGWIALYALAMRYFVPRLGKVGQEQAHARSSMTGRVTDAYANITTVKLFSHTRREARFARAAMEDFKETGYRQMRLVSQFEIVNQALVAALIFSAGGYALWLWHGGEVGVGAVAAVTAMALRVNGMSHWIMWQMASLFENIGTVQDGIATLTHVPKVQDVPGALPLAVTRGEVEFDRVSFNYGGERQVLDGLSLTVRPGEKIGLVGRSGAGKSTLINLLLRFHDLDSGQIRIDGQDIALVTQDSLRGAIGMVTQDTSLLHRSIRDNIAYGRPDASDADIRAAAVRAQADDFIRQLSDQHGNRGYDTLVGERGIKLSGGQRQRIAIARVMLKNAPILLLDEATSALDSEVEAAIQESLNEVMEGKTVIAIAHRLSTIAAMDRLIVMDEGRVIEEGNHAALLAMNGVYARLWRHQSGGFLAQEE from the coding sequence AAAGGGGTATTCCCATTCCTATGGGCCTGCACGCGCGGTTCGCGCCGCTACATCGCCATGCTGTCCGTCCTCAGCGCGACGGTGTCGATCTACGAAGCCTGGCTCTTCGCATTTCTGGGACAGGTGGTGGACCTGCTGTCGACATGGCATATCGGCGAACCCGCGTCGCCGCATGTGCAGCAGGTGTTGTGGGGCATCGCCATCGTGCTGTTCGTCAGCATAGGACTGGTGGCCTTGCGCACCATGGCGCAGCACCAGATACTGGCCATCAACCTGCCGCTGCGGCTGCGCTGGGATTTCCACCGGTTGATGCTGCGGCAAAGCCTGTCCTTCTTCTCCGACGAGTTCGCCGGCCGCGTCACCACCAAGGTCATGCAGACCGCGCTGGCGGTGCGCGACGTGCTGCTGACCTTCAGCGAAATCGTGCTCGGCATCGGCGTCTACTTCTTCACCATCATCGCCCTGGCGGGCGGCTTCGACCGGCGGCTGACGCTGCCCTTCATCGGCTGGATAGCGCTGTACGCGCTGGCCATGCGGTATTTCGTGCCGCGCCTGGGCAAGGTCGGGCAGGAACAAGCCCATGCCCGTTCCTCGATGACCGGCCGGGTGACCGACGCCTACGCCAACATCACCACCGTCAAGCTGTTTTCCCATACCAGGCGCGAAGCCAGGTTCGCCCGGGCCGCGATGGAGGACTTCAAGGAAACGGGCTATCGCCAGATGCGCCTGGTCAGCCAATTCGAGATCGTCAACCAGGCCCTGGTGGCGGCGCTGATCTTCTCGGCGGGCGGCTATGCCCTGTGGCTGTGGCATGGCGGCGAGGTCGGCGTCGGCGCCGTGGCCGCCGTCACGGCCATGGCGCTGCGGGTCAACGGCATGTCGCACTGGATCATGTGGCAGATGGCCTCGCTGTTCGAGAACATCGGCACCGTGCAGGACGGCATCGCCACGCTTACCCATGTCCCCAAGGTGCAGGACGTCCCCGGCGCGCTTCCCCTGGCGGTCACGCGCGGCGAGGTCGAATTCGACCGGGTGTCCTTCAACTACGGCGGCGAACGCCAGGTGCTGGACGGACTGAGCCTGACCGTGCGGCCCGGCGAGAAGATCGGCCTGGTCGGCCGCTCCGGCGCCGGCAAGTCCACGCTCATCAACCTGCTGCTGCGTTTCCACGACCTGGACAGCGGCCAGATCCGCATCGACGGGCAGGATATCGCCCTGGTGACGCAGGACAGCCTGCGCGGCGCCATCGGCATGGTCACCCAGGACACCTCGCTGCTGCACCGCTCGATCCGCGACAACATCGCCTACGGACGCCCCGATGCCAGCGACGCCGACATCCGGGCCGCGGCCGTCCGCGCGCAAGCCGACGATTTCATCCGGCAACTGAGCGACCAGCACGGCAACCGGGGCTACGACACCCTGGTAGGAGAACGCGGCATCAAGCTCTCGGGCGGCCAGCGCCAGCGGATCGCCATTGCGCGCGTCATGCTGAAGAACGCGCCCATCCTGCTTCTGGACGAGGCCACCAGCGCCCTGGATTCCGAGGTCGAGGCGGCCATCCAGGAAAGCCTCAACGAGGTCATGGAAGGAAAGACCGTGATCGCCATCGCCCACCGACTCTCCACCATCGCCGCCATGGACCGGCTCATCGTCATGGACGAGGGCCGCGTCATCGAGGAAGGCAACCACGCGGCGCTGTTGGCCATGAACGGCGTCTACGCGCGCCTGTGGCGCCATCAGAGCGGCGGCTTCCTGGCGCAGGAGGAGTAA
- a CDS encoding crotonase/enoyl-CoA hydratase family protein, giving the protein MSDFLRIERDGAVVIATMNRPETRNALSDDDVAGAFVGFCEDVNADLSVRAVILTGAGPAFSSGGNLKTLRDTVGSGLGEPVKSRHAYRDGIQRIPLALYNLEVPTIAAVNGPAHGAGNDLACMCDIRIAGERAVFAESFVKLGLTAGDGGAWLLPRAVGMSRACEMSFTGEPIDARQALAWGLVSKIAKDDELMPAALDLARRIAVNSGPALRMTKRLLREGQHTRLDTLLELSAAFQALSHHTTEHETALGNALQRLTR; this is encoded by the coding sequence ATGAGTGATTTCCTGCGGATCGAGCGCGACGGCGCCGTCGTCATCGCCACGATGAATCGCCCGGAGACGCGCAACGCCCTGTCGGACGACGACGTCGCCGGCGCATTCGTCGGGTTCTGCGAAGACGTGAATGCCGATCTCTCGGTGCGCGCGGTGATCCTGACGGGCGCCGGACCGGCCTTCTCGTCAGGGGGCAACCTGAAGACCTTGCGGGACACGGTCGGCTCTGGCCTCGGCGAGCCGGTGAAAAGCCGCCATGCCTATCGCGACGGCATCCAGCGCATTCCGCTGGCGCTGTACAACCTCGAAGTCCCCACCATTGCCGCCGTGAACGGGCCGGCCCATGGCGCGGGCAACGACCTGGCGTGCATGTGCGATATCCGCATCGCCGGCGAGCGCGCGGTGTTCGCCGAGAGCTTCGTCAAGCTGGGGCTCACGGCGGGAGATGGCGGGGCGTGGCTGCTGCCCCGCGCCGTGGGCATGTCGCGCGCCTGCGAGATGTCGTTCACCGGGGAACCCATCGATGCCCGGCAGGCGCTGGCATGGGGACTGGTGTCGAAGATCGCCAAGGATGACGAGTTGATGCCCGCGGCGCTGGACCTGGCGCGCCGCATCGCCGTGAATTCCGGCCCCGCCTTGCGCATGACGAAGCGCCTGCTGCGCGAGGGGCAGCACACGCGCCTAGACACCTTGCTGGAGCTGTCCGCCGCCTTCCAGGCCCTGTCGCATCACACGACCGAGCATGAAACCGCGCTCGGCAACGCCTTGCAACGCCTGACCAGATAG
- a CDS encoding acyl-CoA dehydrogenase family protein: MFELTPQLQEIRDAILRICEGFDAQYWLEKDSAGGFPYDFHKALADAGWLGIAIPEEYGGSGLGIAEAAVMMQAIAESGAGMSGASAVHMNIFGLSPVVTFGSEAQKRRMLPPLIAGKERACFAVTEPDAGLNTTRLKLRADRQGDHYVLNGAKTFISTASSVEKMLILARTTPIDQVGKKTDGLTLFYTDLDRGHVETREIDKMGRKAVDTNQVFIDNLKVPAEDRIDEEGKGFHYILHGMNAERILVAAEAVGLGRVALQRATRYAKERVVFDRQIGQNQGIQHPLAECWMELEAANLMVLNAASLFDLGKSCGAQANAAKYLAAEACHKACQTAVMTHGGYGYAKEYHVERYLRESYVPRIAPISPHLILCFIAEKVLGLPKSY; this comes from the coding sequence ATGTTCGAACTGACACCACAACTACAGGAAATCCGGGACGCCATTCTCAGGATTTGCGAGGGCTTCGACGCCCAGTACTGGCTGGAGAAGGATAGCGCCGGCGGCTTCCCTTACGACTTCCACAAGGCATTGGCCGACGCCGGCTGGCTGGGCATCGCGATTCCGGAGGAATATGGCGGATCGGGCCTGGGCATCGCCGAGGCGGCGGTCATGATGCAGGCCATCGCCGAATCGGGGGCCGGCATGAGCGGCGCCTCGGCGGTCCACATGAATATCTTCGGCCTGAGTCCCGTGGTGACGTTCGGCTCGGAGGCGCAGAAACGCCGCATGCTGCCGCCGCTGATCGCGGGCAAGGAGCGGGCCTGCTTCGCGGTGACCGAACCCGATGCGGGCCTGAACACCACGCGGCTGAAGCTGCGCGCCGACCGCCAAGGCGACCACTATGTCCTCAATGGCGCCAAGACCTTCATTTCGACGGCAAGCAGCGTCGAGAAGATGCTGATACTGGCGCGCACCACGCCGATCGACCAGGTCGGGAAGAAGACCGACGGCCTCACCCTGTTCTACACGGACCTGGACCGCGGCCATGTGGAAACGCGCGAGATAGACAAGATGGGCCGCAAGGCCGTCGACACCAACCAGGTGTTCATCGACAACCTGAAGGTGCCCGCCGAGGACCGCATCGACGAGGAAGGCAAGGGCTTTCACTACATCCTGCATGGCATGAACGCCGAGCGCATCCTCGTGGCCGCCGAGGCCGTGGGGCTCGGACGCGTCGCGCTGCAACGCGCCACCCGGTACGCGAAGGAGCGCGTGGTGTTCGACCGCCAGATCGGCCAGAACCAGGGCATCCAGCATCCGCTGGCCGAGTGCTGGATGGAACTGGAGGCGGCCAACCTGATGGTGCTCAACGCCGCCAGCCTGTTCGATCTCGGCAAGAGCTGCGGCGCGCAGGCCAACGCGGCCAAGTACCTGGCCGCCGAAGCCTGCCACAAGGCCTGCCAGACGGCCGTGATGACGCATGGCGGCTACGGCTACGCCAAGGAGTATCACGTCGAGCGCTATCTGCGCGAATCCTACGTGCCGCGCATCGCGCCGATCAGCCCGCACCTGATCCTCTGCTTCATCGCGGAGAAAGTGCTGGGCCTGCCCAAGTCCTACTGA
- a CDS encoding acetyl-CoA C-acyltransferase, which translates to MKQNDPIVVVGAKRTPIGAFEGALAPYRTPELGAFAIRAAVAQAGVAPAEVDEVIMGCCLFADLGQAPARQAVLGAGLPPATPATTISKMCGSGMKAAMLAHDLLLAGTCAVAVAGGMESMSNAPHLIPRMRRGYRLGHGAVLDHMYRDGLEDAYEGKLMGHYADVAAEACGFGRAEQDAFARESVLRAQSAVAAGRFREEIAAVPLKSRGGETMMADDETPARCDPDRLATLKPVFRKDGTVTAGNASSISDGAAALVLMRESEARRRGAPVLARFAGLATHAQQPAEFTYAPVGAIRRVLEKAGWTKDDVDLYEINEAFAVVTMIAMRDLGLPQDRVNVNGGACALGHPVGATGARILVSLIHALRQRGQRRGVAALCLGGGEATAMAVEIAR; encoded by the coding sequence ATGAAGCAGAACGATCCCATCGTCGTCGTCGGCGCCAAGCGGACGCCGATAGGCGCTTTCGAGGGCGCGCTGGCCCCGTACCGCACGCCGGAACTGGGCGCCTTCGCCATCCGGGCGGCGGTCGCGCAGGCCGGCGTGGCGCCCGCCGAGGTGGACGAGGTCATCATGGGCTGCTGCCTGTTCGCCGATCTCGGCCAGGCCCCGGCGCGGCAGGCCGTGCTGGGCGCCGGCCTGCCACCGGCGACGCCGGCCACGACGATCAGCAAGATGTGCGGCTCCGGCATGAAAGCCGCCATGCTCGCGCACGACCTGCTGCTGGCGGGGACGTGCGCCGTCGCGGTCGCGGGCGGCATGGAGTCGATGAGCAACGCCCCGCATCTCATCCCGCGCATGCGCCGCGGCTATCGCCTCGGCCACGGCGCGGTGCTCGACCACATGTACCGCGACGGCCTGGAGGATGCCTACGAGGGCAAGCTCATGGGCCACTACGCCGACGTGGCGGCGGAGGCTTGCGGCTTCGGCCGCGCCGAACAGGACGCCTTCGCGCGGGAAAGCGTGCTGCGCGCGCAGTCGGCCGTCGCGGCGGGACGGTTTCGCGAGGAGATCGCGGCGGTGCCGCTGAAATCGCGCGGCGGCGAGACCATGATGGCCGACGACGAGACCCCGGCGCGCTGCGACCCGGACCGGCTCGCCACGCTGAAACCGGTCTTCCGCAAGGACGGCACGGTAACGGCCGGCAATGCCTCGTCGATATCGGACGGAGCTGCCGCGCTCGTGCTGATGCGGGAATCCGAGGCCAGGCGCCGCGGCGCTCCCGTCCTCGCGCGCTTTGCCGGCCTGGCGACCCATGCGCAGCAACCGGCCGAGTTCACCTATGCGCCGGTCGGCGCGATACGCCGTGTGCTCGAGAAGGCCGGCTGGACCAAGGACGACGTCGACCTCTACGAGATCAACGAAGCCTTCGCCGTGGTGACGATGATCGCCATGCGCGACCTCGGCTTGCCGCAAGACAGGGTCAACGTCAACGGCGGCGCGTGCGCGCTCGGGCATCCCGTGGGCGCGACGGGCGCGCGGATCCTGGTGTCGCTGATCCACGCGCTGCGCCAACGCGGCCAGCGCCGGGGCGTGGCGGCGCTGTGTCTCGGCGGCGGCGAAGCCACCGCGATGGCCGTGGAAATCGCGCGATGA
- a CDS encoding LysR family transcriptional regulator — protein MELRQLKQAIVLAETLNFHRAAERLHMAQPPLSTSIKKLEDELGAALFERLPSGLRLTPAGEALVRNARRVMFYTDEIRRAVREGESGEQGQLKVGFVGSASYSLLPLIVRHFRRRYPRVDLVIEESTTVELLRRLENHELDVALVRFPVLVPTEVTLMELQKDILMLAVSADSPLAERDSVSLREVADQPFIVYSRTLVPTMHALTMYVFEEAGIHPRIAQEAVQVQTLLSLVESGLGVALVPGLATRYAGSGVRLLHLDAPSSAINVAIALAAMPDALRPAARNFIELAHEAVAGTAASTAEPRR, from the coding sequence ATGGAGCTTCGGCAACTCAAGCAGGCCATCGTCCTGGCCGAAACCCTCAATTTCCATCGCGCGGCCGAGCGGCTGCACATGGCGCAGCCGCCCTTGTCGACCTCCATCAAGAAGCTGGAGGACGAACTGGGCGCCGCGTTGTTCGAGCGCCTTCCATCGGGACTGCGGCTGACGCCGGCCGGCGAGGCCCTGGTGCGCAACGCGCGCCGCGTGATGTTCTATACCGACGAGATCCGGCGTGCGGTGCGGGAAGGGGAGTCGGGCGAGCAGGGCCAGTTGAAGGTGGGCTTCGTCGGCTCGGCCAGCTACTCCCTGCTGCCGCTGATCGTGCGGCATTTTCGCCGCCGCTACCCGCGCGTGGATCTCGTCATCGAGGAATCGACCACGGTGGAATTGCTCAGGCGGCTGGAGAACCACGAGCTCGACGTGGCCCTGGTGCGCTTTCCCGTGCTGGTGCCCACCGAAGTGACGCTGATGGAGTTGCAGAAGGACATCCTGATGCTGGCCGTCAGCGCGGATTCCCCGCTGGCCGAGCGCGACAGCGTCAGCCTGCGCGAAGTCGCCGACCAGCCGTTCATCGTCTATTCGCGCACGCTGGTCCCGACCATGCATGCGCTGACCATGTACGTGTTCGAGGAAGCCGGCATCCACCCGCGCATCGCGCAGGAGGCGGTGCAGGTGCAGACCTTGCTGAGCCTGGTGGAAAGCGGCCTGGGCGTGGCGCTGGTGCCGGGCCTGGCCACGCGCTACGCCGGTTCCGGCGTCAGGCTGCTGCACCTGGACGCGCCGTCCTCGGCCATCAACGTCGCCATCGCGCTGGCGGCCATGCCCGATGCCCTGCGGCCCGCCGCGCGCAACTTCATCGAACTGGCGCACGAGGCGGTGGCGGGGACCGCCGCGTCCACGGCCGAGCCGCGGCGGTAG
- a CDS encoding CaiB/BaiF CoA transferase family protein translates to MSGPLTGVRIVDMTTVLMGPYATQILGDLGADVIKVEPPAGDNVRSIGPARHEGMSGLFLHCNRNKRDIVLDLKHPEGKTALLKLVESADVFIYNVRPQAMARLGLDYETLAAVNPGIVYVGAYGYGQTGPYASKPAYDDLIQGAVGIPALTMRAGSDVPRYAPLAMVDRIMGLNVANAVSAALFHRERTGEGQRIDIPMFETMAAFVLSDHMMGYTFEPPLSPPGYSRLLNEFRKPYRTRDGHVCVLVYNDKQWKTFFTLIGRPELMEQDPRFSTISKRTENIRELYRMVAEVMATRTTAEWLVLLEEADIPVMPMNTMESLIEDPHLNAVGFFQEVDHPSEGRVRQMAVGSTWSRTQPAFRSHAPRFGQHSDQVLREAGYGEEEIAALVEQGVTVLDKPG, encoded by the coding sequence ATGAGCGGACCGCTAACCGGGGTTCGCATTGTCGACATGACGACGGTGCTGATGGGACCCTACGCCACCCAGATCCTGGGTGACCTGGGCGCGGATGTCATCAAGGTCGAACCCCCGGCCGGGGACAACGTCCGTTCCATCGGACCGGCCCGCCACGAGGGCATGTCGGGGCTTTTCCTCCACTGCAATCGCAACAAGCGCGACATCGTGCTCGACCTGAAGCATCCCGAGGGCAAGACGGCCCTGCTCAAGCTGGTGGAGTCGGCCGACGTCTTCATCTACAACGTCCGCCCGCAGGCGATGGCGCGCCTGGGCCTGGACTACGAAACGCTGGCCGCGGTCAATCCGGGCATCGTCTATGTCGGCGCCTACGGCTACGGGCAGACCGGGCCCTACGCGTCCAAGCCGGCCTACGACGACCTGATCCAGGGGGCCGTCGGCATCCCGGCCCTGACGATGCGGGCCGGCTCGGACGTGCCGCGCTACGCGCCGCTGGCCATGGTCGACCGCATCATGGGCCTGAACGTCGCCAACGCGGTGTCGGCCGCCCTGTTTCACCGCGAGCGCACCGGCGAGGGCCAGCGCATCGACATCCCGATGTTCGAAACCATGGCCGCCTTCGTGCTGAGCGACCACATGATGGGCTACACCTTCGAACCGCCCCTCTCCCCGCCCGGCTACAGCCGCCTGCTCAACGAATTCCGCAAGCCCTACCGGACCCGCGACGGCCACGTCTGCGTGCTCGTCTACAACGACAAGCAGTGGAAGACCTTCTTTACCTTGATCGGTCGGCCGGAACTGATGGAGCAGGACCCGCGCTTCTCGACCATAAGCAAGCGCACCGAGAACATCCGCGAGCTGTACCGGATGGTGGCCGAGGTGATGGCCACGCGCACGACGGCCGAATGGCTGGTCCTGCTCGAAGAGGCCGACATTCCCGTCATGCCGATGAACACGATGGAATCGCTGATCGAGGACCCGCACCTGAACGCGGTGGGCTTCTTCCAGGAGGTCGACCATCCGAGCGAAGGCAGGGTGCGCCAGATGGCCGTGGGATCGACGTGGTCGCGCACCCAGCCGGCGTTCAGGAGCCATGCGCCGCGCTTCGGCCAGCACAGCGACCAGGTCCTGCGCGAAGCCGGCTATGGCGAAGAGGAGATCGCCGCGCTGGTGGAACAGGGCGTGACGGTGCTCGACAAGCCTGGCTGA
- a CDS encoding CaiB/BaiF CoA transferase family protein produces the protein MKEANTRTGPLRGLKVIELAGIGPGPMAAMLLADMGATVLRIERPEAVDLGVKRPLKYNLLARSRKAIALDLKDPAAVELVLELLDGADALIEGFRPGVTERLGLGPDTCLARNPKLVYGRMTGWGQTGPLASAAGHDINYIALSGALGAIGRKDQPPSVPLALLGDFGGGATFMAMGILAAIIEARAGGEGQVVDAAIVDGAINLATAFYGLHAAGLWRPERGSNILDSGAPFYDVYECKDGRYLSIGPIEKRFYDELVARLGLDPAELGDQDDPADWPKAKAAFARAFKSRTLADWRAELEGTDVCFAPVLSFDEAPQHPHLQTRASFVDVDGVVQPSPAPRFSRTPAAAPTPPEAGSPATAAQALAGWLDASAIARWRDRGVFGK, from the coding sequence ATGAAGGAGGCCAACACACGCACCGGCCCGCTGCGCGGCCTGAAGGTGATCGAACTGGCCGGCATCGGCCCGGGACCGATGGCGGCCATGCTGCTGGCCGACATGGGCGCCACCGTGCTGCGCATCGAACGGCCGGAGGCGGTCGATCTCGGCGTGAAGCGCCCCCTCAAGTACAACCTGCTGGCGCGCAGCCGCAAGGCCATCGCGCTCGACCTGAAGGATCCGGCCGCCGTCGAACTGGTGCTCGAGCTGCTGGACGGCGCCGATGCGCTGATCGAGGGCTTCCGTCCCGGCGTGACCGAACGCCTCGGCCTGGGTCCCGATACCTGCCTGGCGCGCAACCCGAAGCTGGTCTATGGCCGCATGACCGGGTGGGGCCAGACGGGCCCGCTGGCGAGCGCCGCCGGCCACGACATCAACTACATCGCGCTGTCCGGGGCGCTCGGCGCCATCGGGCGCAAGGACCAGCCGCCGAGCGTGCCGCTGGCGCTACTGGGCGACTTCGGCGGCGGCGCGACGTTCATGGCGATGGGCATCCTCGCGGCCATCATCGAAGCGCGCGCCGGCGGCGAGGGGCAGGTCGTCGACGCCGCCATCGTCGATGGCGCCATCAACCTCGCCACCGCGTTCTACGGCTTGCACGCGGCGGGTCTGTGGCGGCCGGAACGCGGCAGCAACATACTGGACTCCGGCGCGCCGTTCTACGATGTCTACGAATGCAAGGACGGCCGGTATCTTTCCATCGGTCCGATCGAAAAGCGTTTTTATGACGAGCTCGTCGCCCGCCTCGGCCTGGACCCGGCCGAACTCGGCGACCAGGACGACCCGGCCGATTGGCCCAAGGCGAAAGCGGCATTCGCCAGGGCGTTCAAGTCGCGGACGCTGGCGGACTGGCGCGCCGAACTGGAAGGCACCGACGTCTGTTTCGCGCCCGTGCTGTCCTTCGACGAGGCGCCGCAACACCCGCATCTGCAGACGCGCGCCAGCTTCGTCGACGTCGACGGCGTGGTCCAGCCCTCCCCCGCGCCCCGCTTCAGCCGCACCCCGGCCGCCGCCCCGACCCCGCCCGAGGCGGGCAGCCCGGCGACGGCGGCGCAAGCCCTGGCCGGCTGGCTCGACGCCAGCGCTATCGCACGCTGGCGGGACAGGGGCGTGTTCGGGAAGTAA
- a CDS encoding Bug family tripartite tricarboxylate transporter substrate binding protein, which yields MIRWRHILPALACAMAGLSAAHAAYPDHPVKVIVSLPPGSGADTTARFISKYLAQELGQAFVVENRPGANSFIAARAVAEAAPDGYTMFVASNSPMVTNAAVFKHLPYDPVKDFAPVSSIARFPMVLVVSANSPYKTLGDLASAAKQAPGKLNYGSGTQTYQVAIERLHSRNGMKATPIQYKGTAPAINDTAMGSVDYTMAEISSVLPLIRGGKLRALGVASDVRLKELPDTPTISESGTPGFEASAWTGVFFPAHTPAAIVDKVSALVRARMTSPEGSSFIENLGGVVFVTTPAQFRDFQVKEIQATREIVKSANIPVE from the coding sequence ATGATCCGATGGAGACACATCCTGCCGGCCCTGGCCTGCGCCATGGCCGGCCTGTCCGCGGCGCACGCCGCCTATCCCGACCATCCCGTCAAGGTGATCGTCTCGCTGCCGCCCGGCAGCGGCGCCGACACGACGGCGCGCTTCATCTCGAAATACCTGGCGCAGGAACTCGGCCAGGCCTTCGTGGTGGAGAACCGTCCCGGCGCCAACAGCTTCATCGCCGCCCGGGCCGTGGCCGAGGCGGCGCCGGACGGCTACACGATGTTCGTCGCCAGCAATTCGCCCATGGTCACCAACGCGGCTGTGTTCAAGCACCTGCCCTATGACCCGGTCAAGGACTTCGCCCCGGTTTCGAGCATTGCCCGCTTTCCGATGGTGCTGGTGGTGTCGGCCAACTCGCCGTACAAGACCCTGGGCGATCTGGCGAGCGCGGCGAAGCAGGCGCCCGGCAAGCTCAATTACGGCAGCGGCACGCAGACCTATCAGGTGGCGATCGAGCGCCTGCACTCCCGCAACGGCATGAAGGCGACCCCCATCCAGTACAAGGGGACGGCGCCGGCCATCAACGATACGGCCATGGGCAGCGTCGACTACACCATGGCGGAGATAAGCTCCGTCCTGCCCCTGATCCGCGGCGGCAAGCTGCGGGCACTGGGGGTGGCGAGCGACGTCCGCCTGAAGGAGCTGCCCGATACGCCGACCATCTCGGAAAGCGGCACGCCCGGTTTCGAAGCCTCCGCCTGGACCGGCGTGTTCTTCCCGGCGCATACGCCGGCGGCCATCGTCGACAAGGTGTCGGCGCTGGTGCGAGCGCGGATGACGAGTCCCGAAGGAAGCAGCTTCATCGAAAACCTGGGCGGCGTCGTCTTCGTCACGACGCCGGCGCAGTTCCGCGACTTCCAGGTGAAGGAGATCCAGGCGACGCGGGAAATCGTCAAGAGCGCCAATATCCCCGTGGAGTAG
- a CDS encoding Bug family tripartite tricarboxylate transporter substrate binding protein, whose protein sequence is MNHERRRILKTLPALGAMALPLAAHASPSPGWPAKPIRLILPYAAGGPTDVVARALAAKMSQQLGQSIIVENHTGASGNIACEFVARAAPDGYTALYHSSGFAISPALYRKLPYDPVKDFAPVGLAATIPTVLMVNRDLPVKTIQEFVAYLKSHPNQLSYGTGGVGNITHLVVALFLQANQAQAVHVPYKGTAPAMTDLIGGRTQFMLDAVNSSLPFIKDGRVRALALASKEPLAALPGVPTLDGSVMPGFVAPTWHGVLLPAATPREVVTAFNAALAKAARDPGLDRQFSAQGVTLESSTPEQFSAYLQAEIARWRQAATAAGVQPE, encoded by the coding sequence ATGAACCACGAACGGCGCCGAATCCTGAAGACCCTGCCCGCGCTCGGGGCCATGGCACTGCCGCTGGCGGCCCACGCCAGCCCCTCTCCGGGCTGGCCCGCCAAGCCCATCCGCCTGATACTGCCCTATGCGGCCGGCGGTCCCACCGACGTGGTGGCGCGGGCGCTGGCGGCGAAGATGTCGCAGCAGCTCGGGCAATCCATCATCGTCGAGAATCATACCGGGGCCAGCGGCAACATCGCCTGCGAGTTCGTGGCCCGCGCCGCGCCCGACGGCTATACGGCGCTTTACCACTCCTCCGGCTTCGCCATCAGTCCAGCGCTGTACCGGAAGCTGCCCTACGATCCCGTCAAGGATTTCGCGCCGGTCGGCCTGGCGGCGACCATCCCCACCGTGCTCATGGTGAACCGGGACCTGCCGGTCAAGACGATCCAGGAATTCGTCGCCTACCTGAAATCGCATCCGAACCAGCTCAGCTACGGCACGGGCGGCGTCGGCAACATCACGCATCTCGTGGTGGCGCTGTTCCTGCAGGCCAACCAGGCCCAGGCCGTGCACGTGCCGTACAAGGGCACGGCGCCCGCCATGACCGACCTGATCGGCGGCCGCACCCAGTTCATGCTGGACGCGGTCAATTCGTCTTTGCCCTTCATCAAGGACGGACGGGTAAGAGCGTTGGCCCTGGCCAGCAAGGAGCCCCTGGCGGCGCTGCCCGGCGTGCCCACGCTGGACGGCAGCGTGATGCCCGGCTTCGTCGCGCCGACCTGGCACGGCGTGCTCTTGCCCGCGGCGACGCCGCGCGAGGTGGTGACGGCTTTCAATGCCGCCCTGGCGAAGGCGGCCCGCGATCCAGGTCTCGACCGCCAGTTTTCCGCCCAGGGGGTGACCCTGGAATCGTCCACGCCGGAGCAGTTCTCGGCGTATCTGCAAGCGGAAATCGCCCGCTGGCGGCAAGCCGCCACGGCCGCCGGCGTGCAGCCCGAATAG